The following coding sequences lie in one Pseudomonas sp. SL4(2022) genomic window:
- a CDS encoding TatD family hydrolase: protein MQLIDIGVNLTHPSFAEQREALLTRAYAAGVQQMLLTGTRLDESRHALELCRQLDSSGTHLFSTAGVHPHDASSWNSDSSAELKALLDDVRVRAVGECGLDFNRDFSPRPQQEQVLEQQLALAVELQLPVFLHERDADERLLAILRHYRDQLPAAVVHCFTGEKRALFNYLDMDLHIGITGWICDERRGSHLHPLVKEIPRGRLMLESDAPFLLPRSLRPKPKNGRNEPAFLVEVLREVALHRGETEQILAAHTSAAAQAFFQLPAPGNSQPHT from the coding sequence CCCAGCTTTGCCGAGCAACGCGAAGCCCTCCTCACTCGGGCCTATGCCGCAGGCGTCCAGCAAATGCTGCTGACCGGTACCCGCCTCGACGAAAGCCGCCATGCCTTGGAACTGTGCCGGCAATTGGATAGCAGCGGCACACATTTGTTCAGTACCGCCGGTGTCCACCCTCACGATGCCAGCAGCTGGAACAGTGACAGCTCTGCCGAACTCAAGGCTCTGCTGGACGATGTCCGAGTTCGCGCCGTGGGCGAATGCGGCCTGGACTTCAACCGTGACTTTTCCCCCAGGCCACAGCAGGAGCAGGTGCTGGAGCAACAACTGGCCCTGGCCGTGGAGTTGCAGCTGCCCGTGTTTCTGCATGAGCGCGATGCTGACGAGCGCCTGCTGGCGATCCTGCGTCACTACCGCGATCAGCTACCGGCTGCCGTGGTGCACTGCTTTACCGGGGAGAAACGCGCGTTGTTCAACTACCTGGATATGGACCTGCATATCGGCATCACCGGCTGGATCTGTGACGAGCGCCGTGGCAGCCACCTGCACCCACTGGTCAAGGAAATACCCCGTGGCCGCCTGATGCTGGAAAGTGATGCGCCGTTCCTGCTGCCCCGCAGCCTTCGGCCGAAACCGAAGAACGGCCGCAATGAGCCGGCTTTTCTGGTAGAGGTGCTGCGTGAAGTCGCATTGCACCGCGGTGAAACCGAACAGATTTTGGCGGCCCATACCAGCGCTGCGGCGCAGGCGTTTTTCCAATTGCCTGCACCCGGCAATAGCCAGCCACACACCTGA